The following are from one region of the Salmo trutta chromosome 20, fSalTru1.1, whole genome shotgun sequence genome:
- the LOC115156370 gene encoding LOW QUALITY PROTEIN: toll-like receptor 13 (The sequence of the model RefSeq protein was modified relative to this genomic sequence to represent the inferred CDS: inserted 2 bases in 1 codon) → MLSNTRGRYHYDAFVSYSGKDERWVVEELLPNLEQRGPPFLCFCLHNFQKGKDIVENITEXLYRSRHTLCLVSRHYLRSNWCSLEIQLATSRLQVEQRDSLLLIFLEKIPLTAWLAW, encoded by the exons ATGCTATCCAACACCAGGGGGCGCTACCACTATGATGCATTTGTCTCCTACAGCGGGAAGGATGAGCGCTGGGTGGTGGAGGAGCTTCTGCCCAACCTGGAACAGAGGGGTCCTCCTTTCCTGTGCTTCTGTCTacaca acTTCCAGAAGGGGAAGGACATTGTGGAGAACATCACAGA TCTCTACCGGAGCCGCCACACCCTCTGCCTGGTCAGTCGCCACTACCTGCGCAGTAACTGGTGTTCCCTGGAGATTCAGCTGGCCACCTCCAGGTTGCAGGTGGAGCAAAGGGACAGCCTTCTCCTGATCTTCCTGGAGAAGATCCCCCTCACTGCCTGGCTGGCCTGGTGA